The DNA sequence actttacatggagctgataatacttgtgtacttttactgctgatactttacatggagctgataatacttgtgtacttttactgctgatactttacatggagctgataatacttgtgtacttttactgctgatactttaaatggtgctgataatacttgtgtacttttccCAGTCAGACCAGTGTCAGAAACCCAGTCAGAGAGATAAATCAGATGATGTAGTTCTACTAtctgtccactagatggtgctgacTAACATCTGATGAAATGAAGCTGAgaagtgtgtttgtgaaaaCATAGTTTCTCAGGACATTGTGTTCGAGATTAGTAATTTTGAGAACACTATGTTTTAATGGGGATATAGTGTCTGTAGAGTGATTGCGAGGACATTCAGTTTGAGGACCATGTGTGTATTTGACAATGTTTATGAGGACAATCAACTTCAGCAGGAAACAGAATATAGataatgaacagaaaaaaataactatcaattaataattaaattgtgTTGTAGTTATATGTGATGCTCAGTGGAGCCCCTGGTGGACAGGAGTGGAACTACAATAAAGTTTTAACAATAGATATTGTATGTCCCCCTGATGCTCTGATGTCCTgtgctgtttgtttctttttttaaggctGTAGAGGGATTACTTTTTAATAAAACTGATAatatttgtgtacttttactgctaaTGTTTTGAAGAcaaattttgttcttttactgctgatactttaactacttttaggtgataatacttgtgtactttacCTGATGATACTTGATAgtacttgtgtactttttctTCTGATATTCTAATTACTACAAGCTGATAATATGTGTGAACTTTTGCCTCTGATACTTTAACTACTACAAGCTGATAACACTTGTATACTTTTACTGccgatactttaacttcatgaaGCAGaaaatacttgtgtacttttactgctgatactttaacgacaacttgtgtacttttacttctgatactttaaagacaacttttgtacttttactgctgatactttaactttgtGAAGCTGATGCTATTTGTGTGCTTTTACTgcttatacttatacttaaaaaatacatacttATGTACTTTaacttctgatactttaagtatgaCAAGCTGAAAATACCTGTGTAgttttactactgatactttaactactTTAAGCTGAAAATACGTGTgaacttttactgctgatactttacatggagctgataatacttttgtacttttactgctgatactttacatggagctgataatacttgtgtacgtttactgctgatactttacatggaactgataatacttgtgtacgTTATAGGGGAtcattttggacatcccataatatgttttttttctggcatatctggccatattatgttctaatatgaataaacagactataatcgacccattttaagcatttataggcattttaaaatgtaaccatttctgacaaaaatcGCCATGTAATAGTATGACTTTTGTTTTAGCATGTCATTTTTGAAcacaatatggtgttttttttgttatttgtgcaAAAGCCACCCTACTTCACAACAAACTATGATGGGAGTTTCGGATTGTTTGAAAATTTTATTCTCCTTCTTTTATTCTGCTTCCTTTCATCTGTCAGTGCTGAGCTTCATTTCATCAGATGTTTAGTTCACTAAATGTTTCAGGGTTCAATATCAGTACAAAAAGAATAATTTCAATAAAAGCACCAAAACGGGGGCACGCTCTCACAGCCTTAAAGCCTTTTTTCCATCATTTCTGAGTTTAATGTGAATATAAAGCTCCATTTCTTTCATGATAACACCAGGTGTCACTTTCATGAGGCTCGTTCGGTGTGAGCGGCTCCTCGTCTGTAAAGTGGACGAGAGCCGGCGGTGGTGGAGGGGGCGGAGACAAAGAGCTGTGGTCAGGTCAGAGAGTTTCCAGCAGCCTTCAGTCTGTACAGGAAGTCACAGAAACACTCAGATCCTGTTAGGTcggattttatttattcatgttatcaGACGGATACATCAAATTGTACACAGTCTTTTATTATGAAGGAGAAGAATTACAGGTGATGTGTGATTACTGATGAATACCATCATCATGTCAGTTTGCTGCTGTATATAAATCAGCTGTGGACGTGTAAACAAAGCTGCTGCAGCGGCCGAGGCCTCTACGTGACGAGTTTCTAGTCTGGAGAGCTGAGGGGAAATAAGGCAGCAACAGGAAGCTCCTCAGAACAACATTTGAGGCTGTGGGCTTTTCAAAACTGTAACCTCAGTCCGATCTGTTTTACAAAGTCGTTATTAATCACTAATAATACTTTAGATGAGTGATGAAAACAGCGTGCACATCCACCTAACCTGCACTTGTTGCTGACATCTGCTGCACACAGACCACAACATCCTGTCTGAGCAGTCAGAGTCAGTTTCCGTTCACTTATTCTGAAATCTGTTGACACATCAGACACATCAGTTCAGTCATCGGCTTGGCTCACAGCTAAACTTCTGCTCCGGACACTTTTCCACCAGCTGTGACATTAAGGTAATAAACTGTCCTTTCCAACCGTTGCTTGAGTAAATATCAGGAGTGAATTCTGCTGGTTAAAAACCTGCATGTATCATGTGTATAGAAATAGAACAAGAACAGCCTTTTGACCATGTTTATATATCTAGAAatatatttgatgtattttatgACTGTCTTATTTGATGTAGCGAGGTGGAGCCTTGAGCCAACACTATTAGATATGTTGAGCTCTGTTAAACCAATGGCCTTCAAGTGTTTCATGTGTAACCATAAATGGAGAACTTCCTGTATTAGAAGAGGAACACTGAAGGGCTCTGCCTTTTAAGCTTGTTGTCTGTTAGTTCTTAAAATGTTCAACTATCTTGCTGTTACTTGACAAATATTCTTCCTCAATCAACAAAAtcaaccattttctttttttgcatggGACTGTCATCACCATAGCAACCATCTGCTGGccctttaaataaatacagactGTACATTCTACAATGGGATGGAAACCAGAAAGGTTTTGGTCTCTTCTCTGAACGCCACCTTCCACAGCCTCAACACTGACAGTAAGGACTCTTTGGGGCAGgctgcacattttttaattgattttaatgaTGAATTCATATAAAATTGCTGAACTGATTTCATCAATTACAGAATTGCCAAATGCTAAACTGAACATCTTTGCTTCAACTGAGTGATGATGAGTTaaatattttccagtttttagcAATTTGAACtgaaattaatgtttttcatgtgtacATATTTGATTTTAATCAAGTGGATTTAAGTGCTTTTTGGCCACTTTTGCCTTAAACTGAGAGTCTAAAGAGAGACAGGAGTTTTAAATGCTGAATGTGGCAGTTTGGCTCAGAGCTGCACTTCTGCTTCTCACTCTATTCAGGAAATTGTGACATTAAGGTAATAAACTGTCCTTTGCAACCGTTGCTTGAGTAAATATCAGGAGTGAATTCTGCTGGTTAAAAACCTGCATGTATCATGTGTTCTTAGAAATAGAACTAGAACAGCTTTTTGACCATGTTAATGTATCTAGAAATGTATAGGATGTATCTTAAGACATGTCTTATATTTGGAGCCTTGAGACAACACTTTTATCTATGTTGAGCTCTAGCTTTAGAGAccaaattgttttattgttccaggttgtaaatatgttaatttctGCTGTAATGTTGGACATTTGAACATGAAGCTCTGTGAGGTTTGGCTTCATTTTGCAGCTAGATGATAAACTGCAGCTTTTGGCACTTCCATGTTTGCTCCATTATCAGCCCTGAAGTTTGCCTCTTGgttacaagttaaaaaaaatgtacattaaaatcctactgaagtaaaagtataatagtaataacagCAAAATGCACtaaatgtatcaaaagtaaaagttattgTTCTGCAGTAaatgtctctctgtgtgagACTGATTTCTGATTCTATGTGACATTATTAGATGAATATTGAAGCATCAGTGTGAGAGCAGCATGTTACtgttggagctgctgcaggaggaagttttaattactttatatatCGTCAGAAAGTTTAGTCATGATAAAGGACCAatctgtagtttttttgttatgaAACCATTTGGGAAGTTTCTCTTTGGAAATGTGTCTTTGGTTGAAAGCTGCCTTGCctctaacataaaaaaaatattatgaattggaatttcctttttgtttgttttcatgttttcatagACAGGAGGAAGAATATGGTGGAAGATAAGAACAGGTGGTGAAGACACTAAGAGGAGGACCTACAGATCTACAGTTGAAAGATGAAGTGAGAGTCATCGTCCTGgcaagtttgtgtttttgcttttcttaCTGTTGTAATTACGCAATGGGGCATCAACTATGTTGGGGCATCTAGTTACAGATACGAATTGCCCTTatcaaggatcaccaaaaatgttggaaattaaggatggctcttttatgaataaatgatgaccttgcacagggtgTCAAATGTATTACTAAAAGggtgttatcataaatgctatcccttccataaggataccaaaagtgtggttagatggctataagaattattaataattatcataaataattattaattataagaaatgatatgacttgatttactctaagtcagctcgtaaaaaggggcaccatctgtaaacagaaaaatatagccaattcacctaaatcagtctcataaagttattaaactatcaatttggaacactgattattaattatgaatatcattataatcaaattaccatattaatatttaatagtggttgaaggaatcgtgaattcttgtcacagAAGACGATGGCATATCgttcataatgtacaacattaaatagacagcattcgtaatcaaaaggtatttattctaaacaagtaaagcaaataaaagcacacatctataaaatagaTGGTCATGGTCATGTGGCAGTGTGAGCTGTGTTCAGCTCCAGTTAATTTAATCAGTGTATGAGtaggtcaaaggttagtatagttagttgcattaagactgactgtctgtataaagcaagattaacatacaactttgattgtaacacgaatatcacataaatatacttaaaacacacatataaaccaaatcattaatcacaggtcaaatcctagttgctaaagtccttgctgatttcttatctaagcccagttacattactcacgagtCCGGTGAAAAAGGGGGGGAAGCCTTTTCAGCAGAAGAGTggaagaaggaagttgagttcaataattgccgtcttgcaaattaagttgctggttgtccttTTTGTTGAATTAGAGCTTTCTCTAGACAgatgcaatgaactttgtgttcattaatgcaactttggtgtgCAGAGAAGGTCAGGGTTTCAGTTGTTCAGAATTCCTTATGGAAAGGAGATTCTTGAAGCTTGAAGCCTCAGAAGAGAAGAGGTCTCACCTCAGCAGGACTCTGCGGGGGGTGAGGGGGTAGGGCTGGtggatccaggcctctggatcTGCTTCCCCAAGCAGGagtggtggagagagagagagaaggaaggaagaacTGTCTTCTTATAGCAGAACAGTGGACCTCCTGTGGTGTCAAGAGTGCCTTGACCAATGACATGACACCTGGAAGGTGTCGTaaatgcagtgcattctgggaactgaagttcttgagaggggacaaaatggaggttctgccattttgttgagttgacttaagaaaaatgttccatttagtccacaaatgaacccaaaattcACCTGTGGTAGAATCCCAACATTACATAGATTGTGGTTGTtgtctgttttccttttttccccttttattCTAAAATTCATATCTGTCTTATTATTATGTCTTATTAATTAATCTATTAACGTCAAATGACCTTAGCAAGTTAGAGTGAGTGTTGAAGTAATTTGGAGTTATTTGCATAGAAAAGGTTGGCGTCATTCATCCATTTGCAAGATTAAATGCACAGCATGTGTATTCCAAAAAGCTTTTATTCACAagaaagcaaattaaaacaaaacacacaatatctAAACTAAGatagatttttgttgttgttgaccaATTAGTCAATCATTGTTGCAGCTCTGATCCAACGACAGTAGAAAACTGACAATATTTTTCcttaaaactaataaacttATCTTCATCATAACACAGTCTGTATTTTTAAGgtgacaatttattttttgtttcttttggatcTTTGTAGGGAGAAAAATGGCTACACCTCAAGGGGTCCTCTTCAGAATTTTAAAAGATTTGGGAGCTGAGGACTTTAAAGAATTTAAGtggttcctgcagcagcagggggAGCTAGAAGGCCTCCCAGCAATCCCAAAGAGTCAACTGGAGGATGCAGACCGGACAAAAACTGTGGATCAGATGTTTCAGACCTACAGTATAAACATGATGCAAGTGACCAGAACAGTTTTAGTGAAGATAAATCAGAATGAATTAGTGAAGAAATTATCAAACACCTCCTTTGAACCTGAAGGTAAGTCAGAATCATTATTCATGATAAAATGGATGTAACAAAGATTGAAGTCGTAGATTACAGAGACTTCAACAAACATGTAGTGTGTAGTTAACGTCTCTCTGATCTACAAATATAGACACGTTTGTTGTGTTGCACGTTGGATTGTAGATCAAGCGACCAAAAACACAACCATAAGGAGAAAGACAATTAAAGTCTCTCAGAGAACTAAAATGATGAACCAATGACAGACAATCCTGTTTTTGGTTGCTTCTAGATGGTTAAAATGTGCACACACTGAAGTCTGTaagtttgtttggacaatattACTTCCCTCGACTGGATTTAACACCGTCTGGTTTCTCTGGTTTCACCTTTTCAGGACCTACTGTAGTAATTGCTGAACAAAtttcatacataatgattaggggtgtgacgatactctcagctcacgagacgaaacatgatattgggttcacgagaacgagacgagacgagattttaagaaaactacaatgacaaaatatacgactggaccaacagacttttatttaaccgagttccacatgcattttgaaatgttttattataactctttacatccATGATGTAGGCATGagtttttaataaacttcttccacaaattgaaactacaactaaaatttataatagttaaaataagataaataaataaataaaatcccccagagggattaatgagagTCCAgaggtgacatatggttttcTATCGTCTCTTAATCGCTTAgggacagtttcgaccgtgatccgtgatcacatacacgacggattaaacacgggagacgcaactgtggccgccgacGCTAACtgaacaacatcagcagctgatcaaaacaaagcagcatggctaattatcataaacatagcgatctttaattaaccggcatcgctaactgtgcacagagtctctggtgcttgttgtaaacaaacagagatcgctaagtgaacacctcctgcagcagcagcacatacacactgtactgctatagagctaactgttagcctgctagcacatacacactgtactgctacagagctaactgttagcctgttagcacatacacactgtactgctacagagctaactgttagtcgGCTCTGTGcttgcagctgggagagactgctgcaggaggattgTGCCGCTTccactcgttcttactcttcttaacgagcccctGCAACATCATTCtggctgcttcccctccttctccttctccttttaattttactgcccccactggtaacaaatagaagtttggatagctcacaaatctcgcgagactGATTTTTAACGCAACGAGAAATATCGTCGGGTTTattctcgtcacacccctaataaTGATATGTGAATACTTGTTAGAAAACAAGTTCATGACTCACGTTCACTGTAACAACCCCTCATTGGTTTCATTGTTCTCTTCATTCAGAGATTCTTGCTGAGTGCCAGAGAAAACTCAAAtccaaattacaaaagaagttCCAGTCTGTGTTTGAGGGGATCATTAAATCAGGAAACCAGATCCTTCTGAATCAGATCTACACAGAGATCTACATCTTAAAGGAAGAAACTGCAGAGGTCAAAAAAgaacatgaggtcagacagattgaaagagcatccaggaaaccagacagaccagaaacaacaatcagtcaagaagacatctttaaagcccCACCTGGAAGAGataaaccaatcagaacagtgctgacaaagggagtggctggcattgggaaaacagtcttaacacagaagttcactctggactgggctgaagacaaaaccaaccagGACATCCACTTCACATTTCCGTTCACCttcagagagctgaatgtgctgaaagagaaaaagttcagcttggtggaacttgttcatcacttctttactgaaaccaaagaagcaggaatctgcaggtttgaagaGTTCCACGTTGTGTTGATCTTTGACGGTCTGGATGAGTGTCGACTTCCtctggacttccacaacactgaggtcctgactgatgtcacagagtccacctcagtggatgtgctgctgacaaacctcatcagggggacactgcttccctctgctcgcctctggataaccacacgacctgcagcagccaatcagatccctaTTGATCCCTGTGTTGTCAtggtgacagaggtcagagggttcactgacccacagaaggaggagtacttcaggaagagattcagaAATGAGGAGCAAGTCAGCAGAATCATCTCCCACATCAAGACATCACGAAGCCTCCACATCACgtgccacatcccagtcttctgctggatctctgctgcAGTTCtggagaagctgatgaaaaccagagagggaggagagctgcccaagaccctgactgagatgtacatccacttcctggtgGTTCAGTCCAAACGGACAAATGTCAAGTATCATGGGAAATCTGAGACAGATCCACACTGGAGTCCAGAGAGCAGGGAGATGATTGAgtctctgggaaaactggcttttgatcagctgcagaaaggaaacctgatcttctatgactcagacctgacagaGTGTGGCATCGATATCTCAGCAGCctcagtgtactcaggagtgttcacacaggtctttagagaggagagaggactgtaccagaacagggtgttctgcttcgtccatctgagtgttcaggagtttctggctgctcttcatgtccatctgaCCTTCATCAAGTCTGGAGTCAATCTGATGGCAGACGAACATACAACATCCTGTATGCCTAAAGTCTTCAAAGACAAACTTAAACCAAAACATCTCTACCAGAGTGCTGTGGACAAGGCCTTACAGAGTCCAAATGGacacctggacttgttcctccgcttcctcctgggtctttctcTGGAGACCAATCAGCATCTCCTACTAGGtctgctgacacagacaggaagtagctcaCAGACCAATCAGAAAACAGTCCAGtacatcaagaagaagatcagtgaggatctgtctgcagagagaagcatcaacctgttccactgtctgaatgaaccgaatgatcgttctctagtggaggagatccaacagtccctgagatcaggaagtctctccacagataaactgtctcctgctcagtggtcagctctggtcttcatcTTACTATCATCACAAATAGATCTGGACGTGTTTGACttgaagaaatactctgcttcagaggaggctcttctgaggctgctgccagtggtTAAAGCCTCCAACAAAGCACTGTGAGTGGCTATATGAACAACATGAAACATGCTTTCTGTGATtcaagacaaataaaatgatttgctgATGTTCAACTTTTTTCCTCTCCAGGTTAACTGGCTGTAAgctctcagagagaagctgtgaagctctgtcctcagtcctcagctcccagtcctctagtctgagagacctggacctgagtaacaacaacctgaaggattcaggagtgaagcttcTGTCTGTTGGACTGATGAGTCCGCTATGTGAACTGGAAACTCTCAGGTTCGCATGCATTTAGATCAACAGTTGCTGTTTCAAAtcctttaaattacatttaaatttagctCCTTGTTAGTGAAGGAGCTTACTGGAACCATTTCTTCCACATAACTTTTAGCTTAATTAAAACAGAGATCTCTTAAATCTTTGTgaatttactttgtttttttcttttgtcattacAGTAAGACACAGGTTTTagtcaaatcatatttttagACCATTGGTTCGAGTCTTGTACGTCTCTGTTGGCTGACTGAAAAACAAGAATGTGCAAAGACAAATGTAAAGTAGCTAAtcagacagagaaaaacagaaatgattacGCAATTAAAGACGTATAATTTTAGATAATAATGATTAAATTCATTAAATCTGTACATTTCCTTTCAGGTTAACTGACTGTAACCTCTTaaagagaagctgtgaagctctgtcctcagtcctcagctcccagtcctctagtctgagaaacctggacctgagtaacaatgacctgcaggattcaggagtgaagctttTGTCTGCTGGACTGCAGAGTCCACTATGTGAACTGAAATCCCTTCGGTGTGTATTAACATGATCGTTAAAAGATGAAACTTTTGAATCCCGCTCATCCTGCTTTAGCTTCTTGATAGGGAAGACTGTCAACATCTCTGACTCTCCTGCTCAGTATTAAGCTGACTTCAAAGTCTCACACTTACTTTCTGAACCCATTTCCCTTCAATAATTCTTAAaatctttgtgtctcttctttctttttttccgtgtgggatgagcctctccacaccctggaactctgcgttgtgttgtttatgatgatgtagggcggaggagggaccagtcggacaggGTGGTCATTATATTTGCAGCTCTGACCGtctcgtgctttatttctcacaacggctggcagctcaaccttaaacagtacaagtaaacactggcgtgtgacaacagaaagtctaaaggcAAGCTCACAGGCGAAACAACAGATACATTTGAGCTAGCACTGTATACACACATAAAATTGACTTAGAAATAACTAAAAACTCATCAGACAGTGCACATATCTCCTATCATCACATCGTTAAACATGGCAGTCtaacaacatacacaaacagcCTTTAATATGTCAGAATACTTGACATTCATTTACCACACAACCTTTACAGTACttaccttaaacagtacaagtaaacattGAACGAAAATGGCGAATGGCGCCAAACAGAGAACGCGAAACACGGTGTCGCACAATGGAGAAAAGCTAAACCACCCCAGGCCATACATGACACCAGAGCACCATCTCATGACCACCCAAAGCAACAACCTAATAATTACAATAAGACACAGGTTATagtcacattacattttgtgacCACTGGTTCGAGTCTTATACGTCTCTTAGTGCTAactgaaaaacatgaatgtgcaaaaaatgtaaattagctCATCATGAGCCATGGATAAttttgaaagagagagagatattattGTTAAATCTTAACATTTCTTTTCAGCTTAACTGGCTGTAAGctgtcagagagaagctgtaaAGCCCTGTcttcagtcctcagctcccagtcctctagtctgagagacctggacctgagtaacaacgatctgaaggattcaggagtgaagcttcTGTCTGATGGACTGCAGAGTCCACTTTGTGAACTGCAGCATTCATTATCAATACCAGTTGATCTTTTAAGTActttaaattcaatttaaatttagcTCCATCTTGTTGAAGATGGGCAACTTCTCTAGGATTTTCCAGCtgatatatttttcttaaaccCTGTATTAATGAGATTTCCTTAATTCCAGTCTGTCAGGCTGTCTGATCTCAGAGAAAGGCtgttcttctctggcctcatCTCTGaggtccaacccctcccatctgagagagttGGACCTGAGCTTCAATCATCCAGGAGActcaggagtgaagctgctggaggatccacgatgcagactggacactctcaggtatggacagatagacagacactctcaggtatggacagacaaactggtggccgaggctaccagggcacctGCCActattgggaattcattcacacacccatGAATGCaacattgggagcaatttggggttcagtatcttgctcaagggtacatgacatgtaggctgccatggtcagggattgaaccaccaaccatccgatcaGTGGGTAAGCGccctaccaactgagccacagctgcccccaGAATGAATCATGTGTGATGAACTCTTCTGTCAGAAACAGAAAccaaacagtaaaaaataagttatttacTGCTAACTTTAAAAGTGTTGCTGTAATTTTCACCtggaaataaaatcattttttcatgtAGAATTCTCAAGTGAGGTcagttttattcattaaaaccAAAATGAATGATTAATGTCAAGATGCTTCCACTCTGTACATCTTCCAACACTTCCTCTCATCAGACGCTCAGATTCAAACATGAATGACACAATACAAACTGAATGTGATGGTGAAACTGATCTGAGAACAGTCTGTAAACTGTTCAGCTGTTCATGTGTGAATGCAGGACAGACTGTTGATTTAAGGGACCAGATTTCACATTGTGTGTTATTATGAGGGACGACAGTTCAGTGGTGACTGAGCTCTTAATATTTATACATCACATTATCTTTTTGAAGAgtttcagcctgtttctctgtcacactgacacactgaggAGCTCTGCTTCATGTTGAACAGCAGTTAGGACTCATGTTGGATAGAAAATCATTGTGACTGTGTTTCTTCCTCCAGGGTGGACCATGGTGGAGAGAACAGGTTAACACCTGGTCTGAGGAAGTGTAAGTGTGGATTACATTTGACTAATGAAGacaaaacagctttaaatacaCAGTTAATAGTTgtgatatttattcattaaaacatgactgactCAACTTTATAGAAATGAACAACATCAGGacacaaagaaagaataaacccttcagatgtgtctgatgataaactgctgctgtgttgtgactttttctctccatcagatttctgtcaactcacactggacacaaacacagcacacagaagACTCAAACTGTCTGAGaacaacaggaaggtgacaGATGTTAGAAAGGATCAGTCATATCCTGATCATCCAGAGAGATTTGACTCCAGGCCTCAGCTGCTGT is a window from the Centropristis striata isolate RG_2023a ecotype Rhode Island chromosome 18, C.striata_1.0, whole genome shotgun sequence genome containing:
- the LOC131990774 gene encoding NACHT, LRR and PYD domains-containing protein 12-like, with the protein product MATPQGVLFRILKDLGAEDFKEFKWFLQQQGELEGLPAIPKSQLEDADRTKTVDQMFQTYSINMMQVTRTVLVKINQNELVKKLSNTSFEPEEILAECQRKLKSKLQKKFQSVFEGIIKSGNQILLNQIYTEIYILKEETAEVKKEHEVRQIERASRKPDRPETTISQEDIFKAPPGRDKPIRTVLTKGVAGIGKTVLTQKFTLDWAEDKTNQDIHFTFPFTFRELNVLKEKKFSLVELVHHFFTETKEAGICRFEEFHVVLIFDGLDECRLPLDFHNTEVLTDVTESTSVDVLLTNLIRGTLLPSARLWITTRPAAANQIPIDPCVVMVTEVRGFTDPQKEEYFRKRFRNEEQVSRIISHIKTSRSLHITCHIPVFCWISAAVLEKLMKTREGGELPKTLTEMYIHFLVVQSKRTNVKYHGKSETDPHWSPESREMIESLGKLAFDQLQKGNLIFYDSDLTECGIDISAASVYSGVFTQVFREERGLYQNRVFCFVHLSVQEFLAALHVHLTFIKSGVNLMADEHTTSCMPKVFKDKLKPKHLYQSAVDKALQSPNGHLDLFLRFLLGLSLETNQHLLLGLLTQTGSSSQTNQKTVQYIKKKISEDLSAERSINLFHCLNEPNDRSLVEEIQQSLRSGSLSTDKLSPAQWSALVFILLSSQIDLDVFDLKKYSASEEALLRLLPVVKASNKALLTGCKLSERSCEALSSVLSSQSSSLRDLDLSNNNLKDSGVKLLSVGLMSPLCELETLRLTDCNLLKRSCEALSSVLSSQSSSLRNLDLSNNDLQDSGVKLLSAGLQSPLCELKSLRLTGCKLSERSCKALSSVLSSQSSSLRDLDLSNNDLKDSGVKLLSDGLQSPLCELHLSGCLISEKGCSSLASSLRSNPSHLRELDLSFNHPGDSGVKLLEDPRCRLDTLRVDHGGENRLTPGLRKYFCQLTLDTNTAHRRLKLSENNRKVTDVRKDQSYPDHPERFDSRPQLLCRDGLTGRCYWEVEWRGDVGVAVSYRGISRKGVSVDCVFGRNDQSWNLWCSYVGYSSHPPPPPPSSSSSGRIGVYVDCPAGSLSFYRVSSDTLIHLHTFNTTFTEPLYPGFVLTYGSSVSLCGL